The following DNA comes from Ooceraea biroi isolate clonal line C1 chromosome 11, Obir_v5.4, whole genome shotgun sequence.
ACACGACGAAGAAGCAAACCTGGATGATTCCGCGTCAAGATCAGCAATCTCCGAAGAGCTTGAAGATTCACCCTGGATATCGGAAGTCGAGGACAAATCGACTGCGACAATAGAATCAAGTTTTAATAGAAAGCTTGAGGAAAGGATCTCGTCTAGAATCAATTTTTCCAATAAGGAGCGAGAGACTTTGGGAACGACTTTTCCAAGAAAGGATCCGAGAAATGCGCTTCCGCCGATCAAGAAGAGATCCTGTGCGAAGACGTGGAATTGTACAAATAACGAAGAGCGACAAAGAAAACAAGCGAATAAGTTCGGTTTTAAGAAAAACGCAATGTGCGAACAACGGGAGATTCGGCGAAAATTGAACTcttgcagtttcgaaattgGACCGTTTGAGGGTGAAGAGCGAAGTGGGAAAACCAGGAGTCGGACCGAAGGATCCATGATACCCAGACTTGCATCCCCTATGCGACAAGAGATAAACTCGCTCAAAAGCGATAAATCGGACATTGTGCAAAATGGTACATTGTTGTGCGTAGactctttaaaaaaagaaataataaaatttttaattaaaaaggttGACATGGATCAGAGTTTCGGACTTGGAAATATAGACCTACAATTAAActattgaaagaagaaaaatttatttcaaatttaaggaagataatattatttatttttatagttttgtattttatattacttacatttttgtttatatatacttaaatttgAAACAACGTATGCTCAATAGATAGTCGACGATCATATGATCGTAttgtatgttattattataatttttacctattgcaatgtacaatttttgtttcaggtCGCGTTCACTCGGCAGTCGTCTCCGGTGTCAATTTAGAGCAGCGCACCGTAACCGTAGAATGGTTCGAGAGGGGAGAAACCAAAGGCAAAGAGGTAAGTGCGCTCATAAATTATTCTGTTGCATTTACGATTACTCAGAATCGGGGGCTTACAGCgtaaaaaaggattttttagttcatttaaatttttatattgaaggGATAAGAGATTTATTGGATCTTTTAGATACATGGATTGGAATTTCTAGCTCTCtctctattaaaattaattggagttatttaaaatacataatgaataatattttcttatatagcaacaagatataaaataacatttactgccaatctctttaatttttaaaacctATATTAAATGCTGGAGAGTacgtgtatatttataaaaatatttaaatgtaaatctTTTTTCGGCAATTGCTTTGTTTTGTGCtctagatttataataataaaaatacataattccGGCATGATAGGCTGTGACATAGCCATTAAGTACAAACTATGGTTTTATTGACGTTCGTCTAAAATGTCGCGTTACAAGTTATGTTTCCCCTCGCAATTTCGCTGCGCCCAACtgcaatatttcaatttcgcgCATTCGTAGGTCACGGTTATTTGGCTATTTTCAATTCTGAGCTTATGCAATGCCATGGGGGCTAACGTGCAACCGGCTAATGGGAGCGCGAGTCTATTTCCGACAGGCTTGAAAGTCAGGTCTGCCGTCAGTCAAGCCGGTCCGGTCGAGCGTGGCTTTTGCAAAAAATCATACCGCAATACAACAGTAGAGATAAGACTTGTGAAAATGTGATTTTCTGATCATGAACAAAGTACCGTACGATAACTTTACATTTCTCCTTAATGCGGCAAAAATCGTGAACATCGTCtgaaatttcgcaattttctataatatttcgtGAATAAATGTTGAATGTTAAATTCGAAAGAATTGACTGTCTATTACGTATTAGTTTTGGAGAGTTCTCTTAATTTAACTTCAATTTTGCCGTGTAATTCCGAAATTGCGCGACGAGATAGACATTAATTCGTGAGTCATGCATCATCAAAGTCTTATTCCACGTCGAAAGGTAATTAAAATCATGACTTGTTTGAGAAAGTTTTTACTGACTATGATCCATCGAATATCACtcttgtataaataatttctattcccattttacatatcttatattttattaattacaccAATTGCAAAGGAAAAATAGGGACAATCTTAATATTGTATCTGCTTTGAAATTGATATTCattgtatattaaattgtcTAAAAAAAATCTAACAGACATTTGTGGATTCGTGTGATTTTCCCCAGGTGGAAATCGACGCGATTCTCGCCTTGAATCGCGATCTGAGCCAGAAGATGGCACCACCGCCGCAAGTGATGAACAACCAGATGCTATCCTCGAAACCAAGGGtacgtataattaaattgacttttcaaaatttctttcgGCGTCGAATGATGCATGCTGAATCATTTAAAGCGTGCTTAACAACCGCTCGTAGGATCAATCGAATTTTGGAAGATGCAGAAGCTATGTGTATTTTCTCTTAAATCACAAAGACTTCTTAATGTTAGGACACCTGTAAAcaaacatatattaatatattgacgacaaaattaattagatatcCTATTTTTGATctaaatttgcaaataaattttaaaccgAAAAATCTTTAAGTTTAAGAATCGGAAATTATTTCGATCTGATAAATCGACGGAATAGGGCGATTGTATAGGTACTGCTGCCGTATAGGCAAATTCGCTAATATTTTCGCCATCGTTTGCCGGAAGCGTTCAGACGTTGACGCGCGCGTGCCACTTCGCGAAGGGTTGTGCCCCACGCCGAGGGTTTAAACGGGCGAACGCGTAAATTCCCGGTCGATCATCGACTGTGGGACCGGTGAATTCTGTTTACCGGTTGCCCTGGCTACGTGGAGTAGCCTCGCTCCTAAAATGGAAAGAATAATCCGATCCCGCGTCTCGTGGCGTTTACACCGCGGTAGACATGTTCCAGTACCTGTACGTCTTTCAGGTAGGATTCAGTCCCCCCATCTCTCGTAATCGGTCCTCCAGGAGGTCCCCCGAATTTGACGGGACGATGACGCGGCATCTCCGATTTCGGTCGCGTCTTCAGCTTTCCTGTCACGTGGAGCGCCTGAACAAACTTTCGCTGCAGAAACTTACATCGTGCTTTTGttactttctcttttatttttgtaaacttGGATTCGAGCTAAATCTCCATATTCCGAAAGGTTATAGAAATCTGATTTGATGCAGGTTCGACTCGTTTCTTGATTATACTTGCGCTAACATGTGACAGTCGCGGTGCGGTAGGTGTATACGCTATAGTGTGTACGAAAATTCCGTGAATTTTTGTACGTTTAtgtgttttaattatatctaaatttaaaactaaaaatatctGTTAACTTTCCGAAGGTGATTATTGCTGGGCAACTAAATATACTTACAcgtgaaatttatattgaattatatatatatagaaagatAGAAATATTTGGGCAAAGCAGAAGAATACTTCCtataaaatcatttatctGAGACTAAAGAGATTAAAGCTTGAAAGGCAATTACGCAGCTCGGGGAGTCTGGGATCCAAACGATTCACAGGCTCGAACGTCCAAGGGCTCCGCAACTTATACATATTcacttatatatgtaaaatctcAGAACACATAAATTTCCTGAAGAAATTCTCACAAATAATTCACTGAGAAAAACCGATGTCACTCCCACTACTAACATGGtaacatctttttttttcctccatGGACGCTGCTCATAATCACGGACCTCGTGTTGTCGACGATGGACCACCGACCGCCTATCCCCGGGCAAAACCGGTCGATAACAAACCGATCTCGAATACGAAACCCGTCGTCTCGGCCATCACTCATCCGCTCCGCAAAATTGCCGTCTTTCTTAACGATCCTCCCTCTTATCGATCCCCTCGAGCGGCTCCGTCAATCGCGCGGGTTAATCGCTCGATTGAGTTAACCCATTAAAATTGACCCCGTGACCGCGACGTAATCCTCTAAGGAGCCGGACTCCTCGGCTGAGGAGGACGAGGGGGTCGACGAGTCGGAGAACCAAGAGGAGGGCTCTCTCGGACGCCATGGCGGTCACACCGCAAGAAACGGCCTCGCATCCGCAACGCTTCCTGTACGAGTCACATCTCGTCTCTCGGTAACGCGCACCTTTTCCCCCAATCACCGCAACATACATAATCCCTCACGGCAGCAACGAACCTCCGAGGCCGCGACACGGTCACCGAACTGATCTTAGCATCTTCCGCGACACCGGTTCTACGGTACTTTAttacaattcttttttttattgcgctCGTATCGTGAAGTAGTGCGTGAGGAAATACGGGGTGCACTAGAATATGAAtctttaaaattgtttaacttacGGGAAGCTACTACTTACTTTGCTTTACATTTATTGGATTGATTAGATgattaaaacatatatttaatatgctttttttataagttttgTATAATTAGATAAAGGATAGCATTTTAtgatttcattaaatattttgtgcgcttatgttataattttttgcgaatccattatttattgttttgtaGAAAATTGCTTAAAATTAACGTGAATTAATTCCTTGTGTGTCTGAAAATAATgttctaaaaataattaaaaccatACGGTTCCAATTTACGGACACAAAATACCTTCGATTTTTGCAAAGTTGTAGCAATAGCTAAATGAAGAAGATGCTAAAGGAGCGTTCACGGCCTCGCACTATTTTTCCGTCACTAGCCTGACATCGGCTTTTCCAACCCGACCAACCACTAGAGCACCAGTCgctaatatttcttttcaccCATTTCGCACTGACTTGAATCCGATAGGGATCACAAGGGTGGCTATCCCGAGACAACATATCCAACCGACAGCTAGCGAGAATCGCAaggttttcttttaattttgttcGTGGCTACAATCGCGCAGGCTCGCATACAACCAAATGGAAAATCGCGCAATTGCCCAGTTCTGAGAGAGAGTGGGTCAAAAACCGTGATATTACGGGGCGATCGATAGACCGCGTCTTATCCCGCATCCTGCTCTGAGCGTCCGACGTTTCGTCGGATTGTCGGAACGCAGACACCCACCGAGAAGGGAGAAATGTATTATACACCGGCTTCTCGAAGGaagcaccgttttgtttctcatttgcAGCACCCCGTAGATTGTAAGGTACACCCTTCTTCGTTGCACGCGAAGAAAGACTCACCATCCTCTTTGACTTAAATGACTGAACGTGAtctgttttctttattttcagcaCTCAACCAGACCGTCAATACCAGTGAAAGGTACGTGCCAACGACTTCTGTCACCTCTTCTTATCTCGTCGTAACTTCGTTAAGCGAGGTGGTATCAATCCTCGGGGAAACGTCCGGTCTTACAGTGTTTTTGCTGGCTTACCAGCTCTGCTTGATAATCATGCAAGAGAAATGCGCGTGAGACGAACGAGACCTATATTTCGCGTTTCGGAACGTTTCCGTTGAAAAACGAGCCGTCTTCCGTTCAAAGACACGGTTTGGTCGTATTCTTCAGCTACGCTCGATAACGCTTGATAAAACGAGGCTAATCACATGCGTTTGCTCGCACCGTTCTATCTATATTTTCTCACCGATCGCGAGTATTTCGGTGttaagaaaacagaaaaggaTGTTTAATGGCCGCATCGATTTCTACGGTTTATTTTTCCTGATTTGCACGGATTATCGCGGGCGATAATATATAGAGTTTTCTCATTcaaatcattaatttcatgGCTGGACATCGGGGTTGTGTGCATGTGTCGTCGTTTCACCCAGATAAGTTGAGTAGTCGACGAGCCTGGTTGTACGTGTGTATAGTCAGACCGTGACTATCGATGTTCGTGTGCTGTACGCTGCAAGGTAGGCAGCACAAGGGCAAGGACCCCGGCGGCACGTACGACGCGTACACCACTCGCGAGGGGGTGTACCTTGCTGACCTCTCTCGAACACTATTCGATCTATCCCGGCCGCAGTGTGCGCTTCCCGGTGCGGAAAGTCGCTCGTTCCGCAATCAGGTCTTCACGAAAATTCAATTCGAAATTTCGCGTGCGCGTCTGCGTCGCCATGAGATTCGATCCGCTCGCCTATTGCTTCAGGAGGAAAAACAAGATCCGCGACAGCAAGAGCACGAACGTCGCCGGCGACAACCGGATCTTGACGCTTCGTATcgaagacgacgacgccgGTAATCTTGATCGAGTGAAAACGTGTGCTTTTTGATCGTTCCGCAACGTTTACCTCGCGATAAGTGTGAGAGTGAAACggaaatttaacataaaagtaGATACTTCGCGCGAAATCTTTGAGAACAGCAGGCAAAGCGCGATTgtgtttaaaattatgaatacTCTTTGAAATTTTgccttattatattacatcagAAACGCGATTTTTCCttcttattatatacttattatatacttattatatacGTGTAAGGAAAAAAGGATGGTGAACTTTAACATGTCACTACGGGAAGGACTGAAGAGGATAGATCGAATAGAGTCCTAAAAAAATTTACCTTTTCATTTAGTACCAATCCTGACAAAATGAATCGAAACGTCGCGGGTGGAGACAATACATTAATCTTCCTACTGATGTTTCAGCGGGTTCGAATAGACAGTTATCACGGCCAACGGGTCGGCCGACGAATATAATGACATCAACCACGTCGGTTAATGGGCACGGCGACTCAGTTTCGGGGCTTACGGGACGCCGGGAAGTCGAGAACATACCTCCGACGCCGACAACGACTGTGACGCAGTTTAATGTGGCAACCCCGGTGCAGAACACTAGACAGCAGAAACAGGCGCAGCAACAggcgcagcagcaacaacagcaacagcagcagcaacaacaacagcagcagcagctgcaGCAGCAACAGGCGCAGGTGGAGAATGGCCGAGGTAGACGGTCCAACGTTGTCAAGGAAGTCGAGAGACTCAAGAAGAatagagaggagaggaggcaGCGGCAGGCAGAGTtgaaggaagagaaggaagcgCTGATGAATCTGGATCCGGGTAATCCGAATTGGGAGTTTCTCGCCATGATAAGGTTGGTGGAGGCAAGATCAAAGATTAATACTAGGTGTCGTTCATTGCTTCacatttatcttatttatttttcgcagAGAATACCAAAACAGTATAGAGTTTAGGCCGTTGCGGGAGACTGACGCCGTGGAGGATCACCAGATCACCGTGTGCGTGCGGAAGCGTCCGCTTAACAAGAAGGAGCACGCGCGAAAGGAGATCGATGTGATCAGTGTGCCTAGCAAGGATCAAATGGTGGTGCACGAGCCCAAGTCCAAGGTCGATCTCACCAAGTACCTCGAGAACCAGATCTTCAGATTCGATTACGCGTTTGATGAGACTTGCAACAATGAGATAGTCTACAAGTACACAGCTAAGCCGCTGGTACAGACGATCTTCGAGGGCGGCATGGCTACGTGCTTCGCATACGGGCAGACTGGTAGCGGCAAAACCCACACGATGGGCGGCGATTTCAACGGCAAGACGCAGGATTGCAAGAAGGGCATCTACGCCATGGTTGCCAAGGACGTGTTCAAGTGCCTGAAATTGGCGAAGTATCGGCCTCTCAATCTGGTTATTTCCGCTAGCTTCTTCGAGATTTATTCCGGCAAGGTGTTCGATCTGCTGGCGGACAAGGAGAAGCTGAGAGTCCTGGAGGACGGCAAGCAGCAGGTTCGTTTTATTActgaaataagaaattaatggGTTAAAGTTTGTTAAGAaactatttatatttgattagAAATTTATCTTATGCGAATTGAAATTATGATTTAGACCTAATGGTTAATTTAACTTTCTTGCTTGCAGGTGCAAATAGTAGGATTAACAGAGAAGGTTGTCGAAACTTGCGACGAGGTGTTGAAGTTGATACAGCACGGGAACAGCGCCAGAACGAGCGGTCAGACTAGCGCCAACTCCAACTCTTCGCGATCTCACGCAGTATTCCAGATAATAGCGCGCGTCCCGGGCACGCACAAGGTGCACGGAAAGTTCTCGCTCATCGATCTTGCTGGTAATGAAAGGGGTGCCGACACGTCGTCTGCCAATAGGCAAACTCGTGAGTGTGAatgcatatatttaaatttttaacaacCGAAATCGGCTGACGTTTCTAATTAATAGTCTGAGTCTGATTTTGGCCTGCTGGCGTAATTAATGTTCATGTTGAAATTTTTAGGAATGGAGGGCGCTGAGATTAACAAATCTTTATTAGCATTAAAAGAGTGTATACGCGCGTTAAGCCGTAAGGGCACGCATCTGCCTTTCAGAGCGAGCAAGCTGACTCAGGTGCTGAGGGACAGCTTTATCGGTGAAAAATCAAAAACGTGCATGGTAAATTActcgataattatattaccgCGTGTAAAaatactgaaaaataaaacttcgGCACTGTGCGTTTGCAGATAGCGATGATCAGTCCTGGGATGAGTTCCTGCGAGCATTCCCTAAATACACTGAGATATGCTGACCGAGTGAAGGAGTTGGCGGCGACCGATCCCACGGAAATAAAAGTTTCACCGACGGACGATGAGCGGGGTATGAAGATTGAGGAACAGGGGAACAACAGCGTGCTGTCGGACAGCGACTTAGCGCAGCTTCGATCTCTCAACGTGAGTACACATTTCTAAATGcatgaaaaaagtgaaaactcattaaaattttgtaacgtgaaaataactattaaatcttttttacgtAAGTTTGCAAAGTATTTAAGCAataatttactattttaatgAGTAACTTCTTTTTTCGTAGGAGGGTGAACTTTCGCAAGATTTGTACACCTTCCACGAGGCGGTGTCTGCTCTACAAATGCTTGAGGAAGAAGTGTTGGATATGCACAAACTGGTCATGGATAATACAACTAAATTTCTTAACAATTCGCACAGCGTGTTCAGCGCGACTCACGAAGTGGATTATGATCAAGAAGGTAAGCTGTATTCACTTCCGTTTGCACGTTTACGTTTTTCTATCCGTTCGTTAGCGCtttcatcttctttttttttacactGTATTATATATCGTACGATATGCacttttaaatagaaattaaacgAATTCTTGATCTGTGTTTCACGTTATCACGCGgacattaattctttttttacttaTGAGGAAATCAATTTTTGAGAGTAATATATTTGGAAGACTTTCGGTGTCAGGTTGCGCTCGTACACTTCGAGATCGTTTCACTAATAACTTGTAATAAAacctgaaaaaaagaaaaaaaaaagcgaaaaagaaaaacgtacAAGACGCTGTACTTGCCGGTATCACAGTGCATGGCATTTTATGACAGATTCGCACGGTAAGACTAAGGCAAATTCGACCGTCGCGTTAAATCAACCCCGGAGAAGCAGCACGTCGACGATAAACGCGACGATAATGATAAAAGATGACACGGACAACGTATCGGACAGTGACGCGCAGTCGGTCATAAACGCATCGAAAATTGATATAACCGCAAAGAATTCGCTCAAGTCTCCATGGAAGGACGAAATGGCATTGCAAAATGATCTCAGCTCCGAGGAGGACTCGAACATTCTTCCTCGCGCAACCCCAATTGTCGGTTCTAAGAAGTCTGTCAAGAAGAAAAGCATGACACCCAGCCATATCGTTCGAAAGATTTCATCAATGAGAAAGAATTCGCCAATGATGGAGCGCTCGATACAAAGATCCAATCAAAGCTCATTGCACAAGTTGTCGAGTAAAAAAAAGTCATCGAAGTATCATTGGTCCGGTACGTTCCGTACTAGAAAGAATCTGTTCCACAAAAACATGCGTGATAATACGGTTTTTTTGCTGCACGATGACGTGTCGGAGGAGAACGATCAGCTGACGGCTTACAATTACAACTGCGAGAACTTCGCGAAAAAGAAATTCACAGACAACGGGGACATTTACTACCCGAACGAGTTCGATTCGCAGACGAGCGACGACTCGGAAAACAAGTGGATTGGCTGCCAGCCTTGTATTGACATTTGCACGAATGAATATGATGGATCTGATAATTTTAAAGACTACGTTATCCAAGAAGATGACGGCGCGTTGCCAGGAGCGACTTTTGacgttaatataaatttcagaaGAATGACAGATAtagataataaagataatagcACGTGTAACATTGACTCACGTGCAAACGAACAAAACAATTCTACCGTTCTACATTCTCCGTTTGCCCATTCTACGACAATCCTTTCGCCAAAGATCGAATCGAACGGCACAAAAGTAATTCGAGATATTGAGAGGAAATCTAATGTTCGATCACGACGTTTTGAAGCGTGGTGCCTTTTACTGTCTTTTCTCAAAAACGTTTTCTTGTTCTTGCTATTACCGgcgatatatattacattttttatttatgtgcaACGAGCAGGAAATTGAAAAGTGAAGTAACATGTAATTGTAACATGTCCACAGTGCGAGTCAAATACGTTTAAACGCATTTTAAATTCTACTTAGTGATTTtagttttatgttattttatttattataatttttatatagttttattattatagaattttatagaTTTACTGTACAGAATAATTCTTAGTAtgtcagaaaattatttatgtaaaaagtttGTTGGAGAATACtattgcataattttaattacacgtTAAAAGTACATTCCTTCGAGAGTTGAGCACTTGTGTCGTTTGAGCTTGACTGTATGCTTGGCTGTTTGAAGTGTCTTGCCGAATACACTAATTCTGTGTGTGCTATGATGTTACATTTTATAGTTTTGCAATATACACATCGCAGAAACATTCCGTAGCGATACTTTACGCAGCACTCGTTCTAATCGCGTAAAAtcgtattttaaataaatgaattcgCTACGAcgtataatatttgcataactatcatatataattttaaagtgCGCGTCACCATTTTGTTAATGTTACTAGTGTTTGTAAGCTAGCGATTTTGTATACGACCATGTACAGTTTTACGATTacacgtaatataattatagcgtagcgaaataatgtaaaattacctCATGTGCCTATATATCTGCACACTAAAAGTCACACTGCATTGTATACATTACCGCATTATAAAAGATACTTGATGTAATACTAGAAAACCTTGCAGATTTGAGCCGGAAAAGAACAAAGTTTGAGTCACCCTACCTGAGGAGTTTCTCATTGCGTAGACGTCTTATAGAGAGAAAACTATTTTCCGACGGTACGACAATTATTCGATTAACAATTCTATGAATTAGTATCAGAGAAGCAGCTTGTTTTAATGTGCACCATACGTAATACTAATGACTACGCGCGTCATATTTTCTCATCGATATCACGCATATATTTTCaggattataaatatatccccaaaaataatattttttaacaatttgaaGGCTTAATTGATTTTGTGCTCTTAACGTAACGTCAGAAATGAATTTTCTTCTCATCTTCGAGAATTGTTTATTTGTATCAGATTACATATTGGATGACTAACGGAAATATCAAAGTGATTTGATTATTAAGATAATTGAATCATTTGATTTTCCTTCAGTTTTTATAGCTTCTTATTACAAAAGCTATACTTATGTTATTAGGAAACAGTGAAATTGTACGTAAAAAGCTTATTAGTTTTTTACTGTTTGACTTGAATTGCAAGTACAGCATCgatctaatttatattatatagattttGAGAGATAATTCTATAATGTTGAAATTGTGTCTTACATATCGTGAACAAATATCCTGGGAGGGTAAGctcaacatttttcttttcttttgttgcTGTTATACAGTGTCGTGcagcattttattaaatattattattatgttaccttgtaaaataaaagaaacaattttacgCAGACGTGTACCATAGAGATTAAATTTTACCGATTTTTATGGAGTTAGCAATGTGCTGTATATAAAACACGATTTATGTGTGTATCTTTggttaataaatgttatttttgtgGATTAGCGAGCTAATAGCAGCATCATGTTAAGCATAATTACGTGTAACCATTTTCATACGAGAATTACTCAATAAGTCTGGCTTGTGTGCAGCTTAAGCTTCAATTTGTGTAACAATATCCATGTTTAATTATGTTTACgtgcatatgtatatgaataatGCTCACGTGATTTTAACTCCGTAACTCTTCGAGCGCTTTAAAAATTAGTCCATACACCGCTAAAAACATTAAGAAGTATCAGTGTGGACGCgttctgaaacatttttattaatttgtataacTGTGCATCAATGTAAAGATGGCGGCTTTTATTTACagtttgaaaagaaaaataatttagatttaaGTTGCTTTGggcattacatttttcaagtcACTAAcgattattgttttaattaacattgtaatAATCTCAGTGTTCATGGATTTCATTGTCATATACATGCGTAATACTTTTACTATCACcaacattttattgaaatatatcaatattatgtttCCTACTAGAACTGAGGTGACAATGAAATC
Coding sequences within:
- the LOC105275881 gene encoding kinesin-like protein KIF2A isoform X1, producing MDWLSLCVCGAKGDLANGKAKKDRKCKPESGKKSKKSKKCSKRKGSSKASIDESLHKSQDEQQFEKEIVEKKWMNGEIVNCHDERSKSQVLAIDQADPAKLSDSLSNTWSYRIEDCNNAEESCTNPGRNVDKSDQETRSVDHDDDDAFVPHSRCTSSTVDEDTENEVKYASDEKGHDEEANLDDSASRSAISEELEDSPWISEVEDKSTATIESSFNRKLEERISSRINFSNKERETLGTTFPRKDPRNALPPIKKRSCAKTWNCTNNEERQRKQANKFGFKKNAMCEQREIRRKLNSCSFEIGPFEGEERSGKTRSRTEGSMIPRLASPMRQEINSLKSDKSDIVQNGRVHSAVVSGVNLEQRTVTVEWFERGETKGKEVEIDAILALNRDLSQKMAPPPQVMNNQMLSSKPREPDSSAEEDEGVDESENQEEGSLGRHGGHTARNGLASATLPVRVTSRLSHSTRPSIPVKAGSNRQLSRPTGRPTNIMTSTTSVNGHGDSVSGLTGRREVENIPPTPTTTVTQFNVATPVQNTRQQKQAQQQAQQQQQQQQQQQQQQQQLQQQQAQVENGRGRRSNVVKEVERLKKNREERRQRQAELKEEKEALMNLDPGNPNWEFLAMIREYQNSIEFRPLRETDAVEDHQITVCVRKRPLNKKEHARKEIDVISVPSKDQMVVHEPKSKVDLTKYLENQIFRFDYAFDETCNNEIVYKYTAKPLVQTIFEGGMATCFAYGQTGSGKTHTMGGDFNGKTQDCKKGIYAMVAKDVFKCLKLAKYRPLNLVISASFFEIYSGKVFDLLADKEKLRVLEDGKQQVQIVGLTEKVVETCDEVLKLIQHGNSARTSGQTSANSNSSRSHAVFQIIARVPGTHKVHGKFSLIDLAGNERGADTSSANRQTRMEGAEINKSLLALKECIRALSRKGTHLPFRASKLTQVLRDSFIGEKSKTCMIAMISPGMSSCEHSLNTLRYADRVKELAATDPTEIKVSPTDDERGMKIEEQGNNSVLSDSDLAQLRSLNEGELSQDLYTFHEAVSALQMLEEEVLDMHKLVMDNTTKFLNNSHSVFSATHEVDYDQEDLSRKRTKFESPYLRSFSLRRRLIERKLFSDAYAQKWEQLLIQQRDTLNAALDQVSQFRGQLLQEEQISQKMTRMRNVTTRYN
- the LOC105275881 gene encoding kinesin-like protein KIF2A isoform X2 encodes the protein MDWLSLCVCGAKGDLANGKAKKDRKCKPESGKKSKKSKKCSKRKGSSKASIDESLHKSQDEQQFEKEIVEKKWMNGEIVNCHDERSKSQVLAIDQADPAKLSDSLSNTWSYRIEDCNNAEESCTNPGRNVDKSDQETRSVDHDDDDAFVPHSRCTSSTVDEDTENEVKYASDEKGHDEEANLDDSASRSAISEELEDSPWISEVEDKSTATIESSFNRKLEERISSRINFSNKERETLGTTFPRKDPRNALPPIKKRSCAKTWNCTNNEERQRKQANKFGFKKNAMCEQREIRRKLNSCSFEIGPFEGEERSGKTRSRTEGSMIPRLASPMRQEINSLKSDKSDIVQNGRVHSAVVSGVNLEQRTVTVEWFERGETKGKEVEIDAILALNRDLSQKMAPPPQVMNNQMLSSKPREPDSSAEEDEGVDESENQEEGSLGRHGGHTARNGLASATLPHSTRPSIPVKAGSNRQLSRPTGRPTNIMTSTTSVNGHGDSVSGLTGRREVENIPPTPTTTVTQFNVATPVQNTRQQKQAQQQAQQQQQQQQQQQQQQQQLQQQQAQVENGRGRRSNVVKEVERLKKNREERRQRQAELKEEKEALMNLDPGNPNWEFLAMIREYQNSIEFRPLRETDAVEDHQITVCVRKRPLNKKEHARKEIDVISVPSKDQMVVHEPKSKVDLTKYLENQIFRFDYAFDETCNNEIVYKYTAKPLVQTIFEGGMATCFAYGQTGSGKTHTMGGDFNGKTQDCKKGIYAMVAKDVFKCLKLAKYRPLNLVISASFFEIYSGKVFDLLADKEKLRVLEDGKQQVQIVGLTEKVVETCDEVLKLIQHGNSARTSGQTSANSNSSRSHAVFQIIARVPGTHKVHGKFSLIDLAGNERGADTSSANRQTRMEGAEINKSLLALKECIRALSRKGTHLPFRASKLTQVLRDSFIGEKSKTCMIAMISPGMSSCEHSLNTLRYADRVKELAATDPTEIKVSPTDDERGMKIEEQGNNSVLSDSDLAQLRSLNEGELSQDLYTFHEAVSALQMLEEEVLDMHKLVMDNTTKFLNNSHSVFSATHEVDYDQEDLSRKRTKFESPYLRSFSLRRRLIERKLFSDAYAQKWEQLLIQQRDTLNAALDQVSQFRGQLLQEEQISQKMTRMRNVTTRYN